The segment TTACGACAATATCGCCTTTGGCCTGAAATACCGCAAAGTGTCCAAATCCGACATCCGGGAAAAGGTCAATCGTGCCCTTGATCTTGTGCAACTGCCTCATGTCGCCGACAGGTATCCCAGTCAGCTTTCCGGCGGACAACAGCAGCGCATTGCGCTCGCGCGCGCCATCGTGATCGAACCCGATGTGTTGTTGCTTGATGAACCGCTATCCGCCCTTGACGCCAACCTGCGCGAAGAAATGCGGGTCGAACTTAAACGCATTCAGCGCGAACTGGGTATTGCTACGGTTTTTGTGACCCACGATCAGTCCGAAGCCCTTGCCATGTCCGACAAGCTGGTGGTGATGAATAATGGTGTTGTCGAACAGGAAGGCGCACCTGAAGAAGTCTATAACAATCCCGCATCGGCCTTTGTTGCCGACTTCCTTGGGCATTCCAATATCATTCCCGCCGCCCTTGGCGCACCGGATGCGGCCTTTACCAATGTCGCCCTGCAAAGTGGGGAAACATTGCTGACGACATCCGAACAGACTGCCAAAGCCAACGGATCAAAAGATGTTCGCGCCGTTATCCGCGCTGAAAAAATCGGGCTATCGGATCAGAATGGTGCCACAGACGGTGTGATCGCCATCCCCGGCAGGATCAAAACGGTCGACTATCTGGGGCAGCAGGCCCGCTATTTCGTCACGGCCAATGGTCGTGACTGGCAGGTGATCAACCCGATTGATGCCCGCCCCCATCACGAAGGTGCCGATGTGTTCATGCACATTGCCGCCCGAAATTGTGTGTTGTTGCCCGGTCATCACGACTGACCGGATCTGGAGTGCCACCCGAAGTGACGCATGATACCCCCAACAAAACCGGCCATAACCGGGAATCCCGCCTGTTTTATCAAAGCCGTTCGCGCCGGCCGCTGATTGACCGTGCCAAGGGCGTCTATATGTGGGATGTCGATGGCAAACGCTATATCGACGCCTCCAGCGGTGCGATGGTCAGCAATATCGGCCATAGCGACCCGCGCGTGATTGCCGCAATGAATGCGCAGCTTGAAAAAGCCAGTTTCGCCTATCGCCTGCATTTTGAAAATGATGCGGCCGAAAATCTGGCATTCCGCTTGGCCGAACGCGCACCGGGCGATCTTGAACGGGTATTCTTTGTCTCCGGCGGGTCCGAAGCCGTCGAAAGCTGCATCAAGCTTGCCCGGCAATACGCGTTGGCCAAGGGGCAAGCCCAGCGGACCAAGATCATTTCGCGTTTCCCCAGCTATCACGGTTCAACCCTTGGTGCGCTTGCCATCACCGGCTATACGCCAATGCATGCGCCCTTCGCCCCGATGATGGTCGATCAACCGAAAATCCCGGCCCCGACCTGCTATCTGGATCACGATGATCTGACTGATCATGAACGCGGCCTGAAATACGCCAACATGTTAGAGGCCGAAATACTCAAACAGGGTCCGGAAACTGTTCTTGGTTTCATCATGGAACCGGTTGGCGGGGCTGCGACCGGCGCACTGGTCGCGCCTGACAGCTACTATGCCCGTATCCGCGAAATCTGCGATCAATACGGCATTCTTCTGATCTATGACGAGGTCATGACGGGTGCCGGGCGCACCGGCAAATATTTCGCTGCCGAACATTGGGGCATCACGCCGGATATCTTGGCCGTGTCAAAGGGATTGGCTGCCGGTTATGCCCCGCTGGGGGCGATGATTGCGCCTGATCGTATTGTCGGACCGGTTCTTGATCATGGCGGGTTTATTCACGGTTATACCTATGCCGGAAATCCGATGGCCTGTGCAGCGGGCAACGCGGTTCTTGATGTCATCGACGAAGACAACCTTCTGGAAAATGCGACCCAAAGCGGGGCGGGATTAAAGGCCGAACTTGGCAAACTTGCCGCTGATTTTCCGTTTATCGGCGATGTGCGTGGCCTTGGATTACTTCTTGCGGTCGAACTGGTCAAAGACCGCGAAACCATGGAACCGATTGATCCCAAACATCTTGCGGCTGCCCGCCTTGTGGATATTGCCTATGACAAGGGCTTGATCATTTACTGGCGTCGCACCCGCGGCGGTTATCGCGGTGATCATGTGATGGTCTGCCCGCCCATGACGATCACACCCCATCAGTTTGACGACATCCTCATTCCGTTGCGCGCCGCCCTTGGCGACCTTCAGGACGAACTCACCCGTGCCGGAGCCTTCGCATGAGCCGGAAAGTCATCATCACCTGCGCAATCACCGGATCGGTTCACACCCCGTCCATGAGCCCGCATCTGCCAATCACCCCCGACCAGATTGCCGATCAGGCAATTGCGGCGGCAAATGCCGGGGCTGCGATCCTGCATCTGCATGCCCGCGATCCCGAAACCGGGTTTCCAAGCCCAGAACCGGCTGTTTTCGACCAATTCCTGCCACGCATCAAATCGGCTACCGATGCGGTGATCAACATTTCGACCGGCGGCGGCATGACCATGACGGTCAAGGACCGTATTCGGGCGGCAAAGCAGGCCGCGCCCGAAATGGCGTCGCTGAATATGGGTACGATGAATTTTGGCCTGTTCCCGGCCCTTGCCGGACGCAGCGACTGGAAACACGACTGGGAACCGAAATTTCTCGAAGACAGTCGTGATTTCGTATTCAAAAACACCTTTGCCGATATCGAAACCATTCTGGTCGATCTGGGCGATGCCAATGGCACAAGGTTTGAATTTGAATGTT is part of the Thalassospira lucentensis genome and harbors:
- a CDS encoding ABC transporter ATP-binding protein produces the protein MADIENAVELQNVVKRYGEFTAVQRMDLTVPDNSFVTFLGPSGCGKTTTLRMIAGLTDITEGDLLIRGKRVNALPIHKRNLGLVFQNYALFPHKSIYDNIAFGLKYRKVSKSDIREKVNRALDLVQLPHVADRYPSQLSGGQQQRIALARAIVIEPDVLLLDEPLSALDANLREEMRVELKRIQRELGIATVFVTHDQSEALAMSDKLVVMNNGVVEQEGAPEEVYNNPASAFVADFLGHSNIIPAALGAPDAAFTNVALQSGETLLTTSEQTAKANGSKDVRAVIRAEKIGLSDQNGATDGVIAIPGRIKTVDYLGQQARYFVTANGRDWQVINPIDARPHHEGADVFMHIAARNCVLLPGHHD
- a CDS encoding aspartate aminotransferase family protein codes for the protein MTHDTPNKTGHNRESRLFYQSRSRRPLIDRAKGVYMWDVDGKRYIDASSGAMVSNIGHSDPRVIAAMNAQLEKASFAYRLHFENDAAENLAFRLAERAPGDLERVFFVSGGSEAVESCIKLARQYALAKGQAQRTKIISRFPSYHGSTLGALAITGYTPMHAPFAPMMVDQPKIPAPTCYLDHDDLTDHERGLKYANMLEAEILKQGPETVLGFIMEPVGGAATGALVAPDSYYARIREICDQYGILLIYDEVMTGAGRTGKYFAAEHWGITPDILAVSKGLAAGYAPLGAMIAPDRIVGPVLDHGGFIHGYTYAGNPMACAAGNAVLDVIDEDNLLENATQSGAGLKAELGKLAADFPFIGDVRGLGLLLAVELVKDRETMEPIDPKHLAAARLVDIAYDKGLIIYWRRTRGGYRGDHVMVCPPMTITPHQFDDILIPLRAALGDLQDELTRAGAFA
- a CDS encoding 3-keto-5-aminohexanoate cleavage protein, which encodes MSRKVIITCAITGSVHTPSMSPHLPITPDQIADQAIAAANAGAAILHLHARDPETGFPSPEPAVFDQFLPRIKSATDAVINISTGGGMTMTVKDRIRAAKQAAPEMASLNMGTMNFGLFPALAGRSDWKHDWEPKFLEDSRDFVFKNTFADIETILVDLGDANGTRFEFECYDVGHLYTLAHFVDRGLIKGPIFIQFVLGVLGGIGADPDNLAHLKRTADKLFGDQYQFSVLGAGRHQMPLATMSATMGGHVRVGLEDNLYLRKGELAPDNASQVRKIREVLDGLSLEIATPDEARTMLGLKGADQVAF